CCGTCGACGCGCTCGAGGACGGCGGCGACGTCGGCGAGGTACACGGTGCGGCCCGGCGGCCAGCCGCTACCGTCGGGCCCGCCGTGCACGGGGTGCAGCAGCCGCGTCAGCGCTGCGGTAGCCCGCTTTTCGACGGGCCCGGCTTCGGCTGGGTCGTGTGGGACGACTGTCACTTCGACGTCGATGGGCAGGTACTGCGGGCCGGTCACCTCGATGCGGCCGAGCGCGGCGAGGGTCGCCTCCGCCCGCGCCTCGACGTAGCGGCGGACCTGCTCGCGCAGACCGAACGACGGGAACGGCCTCGGATCGGCGGTCGCCGGGATGACGATCAGTGTCACGTAGCCGGGCCGCCGCCGCCCGTCGGCCGAGCGTCCGGCCAGCGCGGTGGCCACCGCGACCGCCGGGGAGGCTTCCCGGGCGAGGGTGACCAGGTCGGTCACCGACAGCCCACGGCCGCGGTGCCGCAGCGTCTGCGGTCCGCGCACGCGCAGCGCGTCAAGTGTCTCTCCGTCGGCGCCGCCCTCTGCGGGCATCGGGTTGGTGACAGCCTCGACGCCGCCGATGGATGCCTGGAGCTGCGAGATGGCCCCGGCCGCGACATTGCCGATGCTGCCTCCACCGGTCTGATAGCGCCGCGCGAGGATCGCCGCACCTGCAGGCGGAGCCTTACCGGTGGCGCCATCACCGAACTGCAGTCGGCCCCGCGAAGGCTCCAGCGCGTAGTGCCGGTCATTCGGCCCAGAGCGCACCAGATGCTCGACCGGGTACCAGCGCACCCAGACCTCGGTGACCTGCTTGGCGCGGTCCCGGCGCAGCCGCAGCGGACCGTAGACGATGTCGCGTGTGCTCTCCTGACCGAGCAGTCCCTCGATCTCGCGGACTGCGCGCTGGTCACCGCCGAACAGTTCCAGTGCGACGATCCGCCACTCGACGCCCGCGCGTGAGCCTGCCAGTTCGCGGACCTCGATCTGCTCCCCGGGCAGGACCGGGACCTGCCGCATGACGAGAACCTGGTCGGGCAACCCGGTACCGGCCCCGATCGGATCGTCGAGGATCGTCTGCTGTTGCACGGCCCACGTCGCGTTCGGGAAGATCGCGCGGATCGTCGGCTCGCCCGGGGGCCCGTCCTCGGCCAGGCGGGCGCGCAGCCACGAGCGGGGGCTGCCGAAACGGTCCAACGGCACGCTGTTGCGCGGACCGATCAGGCTGACCAGGCCAGGCAGCCGAAGTCCGCGGGTCCCGTCCTCCACCCGCACCGGGCGCCAGCTGCCGCCGTCCCAGTACTCCCACACCAGGGTGGGACCGCGTGAATCCGTCGGGTCTTCGGCGATGTCGATCAGGATGCCAACCTCATCGGCTGGCAGTGGTTTGTCGAAGCCGAGATATAGCGCCGGCGTGAGGTCTACGGGCGGGGTGAAGGGCCGGAAAATCCGGCCGGGCCAGATCGCCTCGTCGGTGCGGTCGGCGTAGCGGAAATCGTTGTAGGTCAGCACCCGCTCAGGGGTGAACGGGCCATGCGTCCAGGTGTAGCCCAGCTTGAACTCACTCAGCGCAGGAGGCTTGCTGACGATGTAGCTGAACGTGTTGGAATTCCCAGCCGAGTCGGTCCAGGTGACCTCTTGCCTGACGCCGAAACCACCACTGACCAGTCGGACCCGCATCCAGCGAGCCTCGATATCGGCGACCTTGGTCGGCGCGATGTCCTCGGGCACGGTGAGCGAAACGGATACGGAGGCTTTGGCTGGGTCGGTGGGGTCAAGGTCGGCGGGGGCGGACCTGAGGTCGGCGGTGAAGTTCGGCACCCTGGCCCATTCCCGGCCGTTCCAGTATTCCCAGGCGACGAGGTGTGGCAACGAGTCTCCATCGGACAGCTCATCCTGCGGGGTCCTGGTGCGTGTGAAACAGACGTCTAGGTGAGCCCTCGGTTTGGTGAATGCTTCCTCCGAGGAGAAGTAGAAGATCGACCCCGGTTGGGGTGCTGGGCCGAACGGGTAGAACAGCGCACTGGTGTCGACCTCCGCGCCGGCAACGATCGCTGTATCCGGCAGGAAGCCACCGGCGAGCGTGGTTGAGACTCCCGCAATCGGTGGCACGATCTGGACCCTGCGAATGGTGGTCGTGGACAGTCGGATCTGCTCGATCTCGGGGAGCAGTTGAGCTGGGTTCGGCGGCAGCGGCTCGGTGAGCCGCCCGCGCACCCAGAAGCTTTCGATTCCCGCGACGGTGGCCGGCGTGGTTTCGGCGCAGTCGGTGAGTAGGTGGATTGTCCCGCTCTGCTGAAACCGTGCTGTGCTGTCCTCCTGCGCGGCGGCAGTGCGGTCGCATGCGGCGATGGTGTTGCGGAACGGGCGCCAGACCTTGCCGTCCCAGTATTCCCACACCGTGCCGAGTTCCTCGGAGGACCCTTGGGAGAGTTCGAATTCGACTGCGACATGGCTGGTGGCCGAGATCGCGAGCAGGGTGGAGTGGGCGAGGTAGAGGTGGTGGGGAATGTCTTGCAGATCGGCAGGCCGCCACGGCCGAAAGGGTTCGCCCGCCGTGATCGCCGCCGTGTGATCGATGGACTGGTCGCGGCCGGGCCAGTGGCTGCGCACCTCGACGAGCCGGCCAGAGGTGAGCCCTATGCTGCGCTCGGTCTCGAAGTTCACCGGTTGCGGCGGTGTTGTCATCGGGGAGTCGGCAGGTTCAGCGGGGCCTATGTTCGTCGGGACCGGTTCGGGGGGCGTTGCGGCCAGCCGTGTTCCTGCGGGGACGCGGATGTTGCCTGTGTCGGCGCCGACGCTGAACACCACCAGGGCCCGGGCGGCGCGTGCCGGGACGAGCGGCACGCCCAGCGCGTCGAGCATGGCCAATTGGTGCTTGTCAGGTATCTGGTTGAGTCTGGCGGTGATCGCGGCCAGGTAGCGGCCCACGATTTCGGTCAGCGCCACGTCGGGACC
Above is a genomic segment from Nocardia sputorum containing:
- a CDS encoding putative baseplate assembly protein; amino-acid sequence: MTRTEQPLVDARDAAAFVAAMLARRSGYVPEWQPGPDGPDVALTEIVGRYLAAITARLNQIPDKHQLAMLDALGVPLVPARAARALVVFSVGADTGNIRVPAGTRLAATPPEPVPTNIGPAEPADSPMTTPPQPVNFETERSIGLTSGRLVEVRSHWPGRDQSIDHTAAITAGEPFRPWRPADLQDIPHHLYLAHSTLLAISATSHVAVEFELSQGSSEELGTVWEYWDGKVWRPFRNTIAACDRTAAAQEDSTARFQQSGTIHLLTDCAETTPATVAGIESFWVRGRLTEPLPPNPAQLLPEIEQIRLSTTTIRRVQIVPPIAGVSTTLAGGFLPDTAIVAGAEVDTSALFYPFGPAPQPGSIFYFSSEEAFTKPRAHLDVCFTRTRTPQDELSDGDSLPHLVAWEYWNGREWARVPNFTADLRSAPADLDPTDPAKASVSVSLTVPEDIAPTKVADIEARWMRVRLVSGGFGVRQEVTWTDSAGNSNTFSYIVSKPPALSEFKLGYTWTHGPFTPERVLTYNDFRYADRTDEAIWPGRIFRPFTPPVDLTPALYLGFDKPLPADEVGILIDIAEDPTDSRGPTLVWEYWDGGSWRPVRVEDGTRGLRLPGLVSLIGPRNSVPLDRFGSPRSWLRARLAEDGPPGEPTIRAIFPNATWAVQQQTILDDPIGAGTGLPDQVLVMRQVPVLPGEQIEVRELAGSRAGVEWRIVALELFGGDQRAVREIEGLLGQESTRDIVYGPLRLRRDRAKQVTEVWVRWYPVEHLVRSGPNDRHYALEPSRGRLQFGDGATGKAPPAGAAILARRYQTGGGSIGNVAAGAISQLQASIGGVEAVTNPMPAEGGADGETLDALRVRGPQTLRHRGRGLSVTDLVTLAREASPAVAVATALAGRSADGRRRPGYVTLIVIPATADPRPFPSFGLREQVRRYVEARAEATLAALGRIEVTGPQYLPIDVEVTVVPHDPAEAGPVEKRATAALTRLLHPVHGGPDGSGWPPGRTVYLADVAAVLERVDGVDFVEQLTISTGGQIGGERIAVAPHRTVVAGELRIRPARAEG